The Scatophagus argus isolate fScaArg1 chromosome 20, fScaArg1.pri, whole genome shotgun sequence genome window below encodes:
- the c7b gene encoding complement component 7b, translated as MPGLNPEEHIMKLDLGAHLFSLALLFIFLSSVCCQQPVNCRWGPFGEWSGCDGCTRTKVRTRHVEVYAQFGGVPCSGEATQTQTCVPQKRCPLETGCGDRFRCTSGQCISQSLMCNGDQDCEDGLDERSCVQDSRHYSCDLDKTPPNSDFTGRGYDVLTGQLRSSVINTLSFGGQCRKVFSGDHKIYYRLPQSILRYNFEVKVDNEESDESYESSWSYTQHIQSNALVGHDRRTFHKELTDNKAHRLIILKNTVELAQFQNSAPQYLPLAEAFWKALSSLPLTYDYSVYRQLLQRFGTHYLSEGSLGGEYQALLELDRQALSSTSTTDIEYQRCWRKVKRRLFRKKVKTVCEKLTKSLSSSHGHNVNKMPIKVNVFGGDSAFIASLSVLDLENPEANGEIYDNWASSVKDFPVVINQKLRPLYELVKEVECAGLKKLHLKRATEEYLAEEHPCHCRPCQNNGQPLLTGSECRCVCRPGTSGHACERGAVIGEQPGVIHGSWSCWSSWGSCSGSHRSRTRRCDNPAPSRGGHYCPGLQVEQKPCEEADIQYLQMMEPQCFSLTVTPPKTCGPPPNLRNGFIQNPRDFYLVGNTVEYSCIDGHYLSGDAVAACTENQRWRTGAMVCKSSTCGIPPLNSEVIATPTKALYQIGESVSLSCPAGSVLDGEVSEIMCSPSLQWSPSPASSHCKAAPTAPSPPSGLKCKIWENVGQTECVCKMPFQCSTSLQLCARLSSSQTRLLGVCQLGALQCMGRSFTLASDSECNWPEETSTSCEDCKPGTVCQESTGKCICQKVSDCPKDSAPLCVSSDVGSVARTMSQCEAGARRCAGEQLNVISIEACPE; from the exons ATGCCAGGACTAAACCCTGAGGAGCACATCATGAAG ttgGACTTGGGTGcacatctgttttctttggcGTTGCTGttcatctttctgtcttcagtttG CTGTCAGCAGCCTGTAAACTGCAGATGGGGGCCTTTTGGAGAGTGGTCTGGGTGTGATGGCTGTACCAGGACAAAG GTGCGGACTCGCCATGTAGAAGTATATGCCCAGTTTGGAGGTGTGCCATGTTCAGGAGAGGCTACACAAACGCAAACATGTGTCCCACAGAAACGATGTCCCCTGGAAACAGGTTGTGGAGACAGGTTCCGCTGCACCTCTG GTCAGTGTATCAGCCAGTCTCTGATGTGCAACGGAGACCAGGACTGTGAGGATGGTCTGGATGAGAGAAGCTGTGTTCAGGATAGCAGACACTACTCATGTGACCTTGACAAAACACCTCCCAACTCTGACTTTACAGGCAGAGG GTACGATGTGCTGACGGGCCAACTGAGATCGAGTGTGATCAACACACTAAGCTTCGGAGGCCAGTGCAGGAAGGTGTTCAGCGGTGACCATAAAATCTATTACAGGCTGCCACAGAGCATCCTCAGGTACAACTTTGAG GTGAAAGTAGACAACGAAGAAAGCGATGAGTCCTATGAGAGCTCCTGGTCCTACACGCAGCACATCCAGTCCAATGCCTTGGTGGGACATGATCGTCGCACGTTCCATAAAGAGCTCACTGACAACAAG GCCCACAGACTTATAATCCTGAAGAATACGGTGGAGTTGGCCCAGTTCCAAAACTCTGCCCCTCAGTATCTGCCTCTGGCCGAAGCCTTCTGGAAGGCTTTGTCCTCGCTTCCATTGACATATGACTACTCTGTCTACCGCCAACTTCTTCAGAGATTCGGCACACACTACCTCTCCGAAGGCTCGCTCGGAGGCGAATATCAAGCCCTGCTGGAGTTGGACCGTCAGGCGCTCTCGTCAACCA GTACCACGGACATAGAGTACCAGAGGTGTTGGAGAAAGGTGAAACGTCGTTTATTCAGGAAGAAAGTCAAGACCGTCTgtgaaaaactgacaaaatccTTATCATCCAGCCATG GACACAATGTAAACAAGATGCCCATTAAAGTCAATGTGTTTGGAGGAGATTCAGCCTTTATAGCTAGTCTGAGTGTTCTGGATCTGGAAAACCCAGAAGCAAACGGAGAGATCTATGACAACTGGGCATCGTCTGTCAAAGACTTCCCTGTGGTCATAAACCAGAAG CTGCGTCCTCTGTATGAGCTGGTGAAGGAAGTGGAGTGCGCAGGTTTGAAAAAGCTCCACTTGAAAAGAGCCACAGAGGAGTACCTGGCAGAGGAGCATCCCTGTCACTGCCGACCCTGCCAGAACAACGGTCAGCCACTCCTGACAGGCTCCGAGTGCCGCTGTGTCTGCCGGCCAGGAACATCAGGACACGCCTGCGAGAGGGGAGCTGTGATTGGGGAACAACCAG gaGTGATCCATGgcagctggagctgctggtccTCCTGGGGATCCTGCTCTGGAAGTCACAGGTCACGGACCAGGAGATGTGACAACCCCGCCCCCAGCAGAGGTGGCCACTACTGCCCCGGACTGCAGGTGGAGCAGAAGCCTTGTGAGGAAGCAGACATCCAGTACTTACA GATGATGGAGCCTCAGTGCTTCAGTCTCACTGTGACTCCACCTAAGACCTGTGGACCGCCTCCAAACCTCAGGAATGGATTTATTCAG aatcCTAGAGATTTTTACCTAGTTGGAAATACAGTGGAGTACTCCTGTATAGATGGGCATTACCTCAGTGGAGATGCTGTGGCTGCATGCACAGAAAACCAGAGGTGGAGGACAGGAGCGATGGTTTGTAAAA gTTCCACATGTGGGATACCTCCACTAAACAGTGAAGTTATAGCCACTCCCACCAAAGCACTCTATCAGATTGGAGAGAGTGTGTCCTTGTCCTGTCCTGCAGGGTCAGTGCTGGATGGAGAGGTGTCAGAGATCATGTGCAGTCCCAGTCTGCAGTGGTCTCCTTCTCCGGCCAGCTCTCATTGTAAAGCAG CTCCCAcagctccttctcctccatcagGCCTGAAGTGTAAGATATGGGAGAACGTGGGacaaactgagtgtgtgtgtaagatgcCATTTCAGTGCTC GACTTCCCTGCAGTTGTGTGCCAGGCTCAGCTCAAGTCAAACTCGTTTACTTGGAGTTTGTCAGCTGGGTGCTCTGCAGTGTATGGGGCGGAGCTTCACTTTGGCCAGTGACAGCGAATGTAATTGGCCAGAGGAGACATCCACATCCTGCGAGGACTGCAAACCGGGGACAGTCTGTCAGG aaTCTACAGGAAAATGCATATGTCAGAAGGTGTCAGACTGCCCGAAAGACTCCGCCCCCCTGTGCGTCAGCTCTGACGTTGGTAGCGTTGCCAGGACGATGAGCCAATGTGAGGCTGGGGCCAGAAGGTGTGCCGGGGAACAGCTCAACGTGATCAGCATTGAGGCTTGTCCAGAATAA
- the ghrb gene encoding growth hormone receptor b: MAAAHIMLFFFLHIFTASTTDQVISQKYPHLTGCVSANMETFHCRWNVGSFQSLSKPGDLRLFYINKKPPHAPPEEWSECPLYSTDRPNECFFSENHTVIWTSYRVQLRSRDLATLYDESHFHVQDIVQPDPPVSLNWTLLNMSVTSTYYDIMLSWKPPQSADVEMGWMTLQYEVQYRDVSSNVWEVVDLVKSTHRSLYGLQINVNHEVRVRCKMFGGKEYGEFSESIFVHIPSKVSRFPVVALLLFGALCLVAILLLVIISQQEKLMVILLPPVPGPKIRGIDPELLKNGNLRELTSILGGPPDLRPELYNNDPWVEFIDLDIEEQSDRLTDLDTDCLMHRSLSSTCTPLSIGFRDDDSGRASCCDPDLPSDQEASPFHPIIPNQILNNETSCTAACEPSSPIQSPATGEPPFVVLGREALYTQVSEVRSGNVLLSPEKQTEGEKAVSKDTEKDIMVEKEKEKKEFQLLVVNPDHGGYMSELSAGKMSPRLSTADMSDICQTGRDLSSFPSPSSYHESDTTPMPPLPPSPVYTLVEGVDRQNSLLLTPNSTPAPQLIIPKTTPTPDGYLTPDLLGSITP; encoded by the exons ATGGCTGCAGCTCACATtatgctcttcttcttcctccacatcTTCACTGCTTCAACCACTGACCAAG TGATCTCCCAGAAATACCCCCACCTCACTGGCTGTGTCTCTGCCAACATGGAGACTTTCCACTGCAGATGGAATGTTGGCTCTTTCCAAAGCCTCTCCAAGCCGGGAGATCTCCGCTTATTCTACATTAATAAAAA ACCCCCCCATGCTCCTCCTGAAGAGTGGAGTGAGTGTCCTCTCTACAGCACAGACAGGCCAAACGAGTGCTTCTTCAGTGAGAACCACACAGTAATCTGGACATCTTACAGAGTCCAGCTCCGCTCGAGGGATTTAGCCACCCTCTATGATGAGAGCCACTTCCATGTTCAAGACATCG TACAACCAGATCCTCCCGTCAGCCTGAACTGGACGCTGCTGAATATGAGTGTGACCAGCACTTACTATGACATCATGCTGAGCTGGAAGCCGCCTCAGTCTGCAGATGTGGAGATGGGATGGATGACCCTGCAGTATGAGGTCCAGTACCGCGACGTCAGCTCGAACGTGTGGGAAGTG GTTGACCTTGTGAAAAGCACGCACCGCTCCCTTTATGGACTTCAAATTAATGTCAATCATGAAGTTCGGGTCCGTTGCAAAATGTTCGGAGGGAAAGAGTATGGAGAATTTAGTGAATCGATATTTGTCCACATCCCATCTAAAG TGTCAAGATTCCCAGTGGTGGCTTTGCTCCTCTTTGGTGCCTTGTGTCTAGTGGCCATCCTGCTGTTGGTCATCATATCGCAGCAGGAAAA ATTGATGGTTATTCTTTTGCCTCCTGTTCCTGGACCTAAAATAAGAGGAATTGACCCCGAACTGCTCAAG AATGGGAACCTGAGGGAGTTGACATCCATCTTGGGTGGACCCCCTGACCTGAGACCAGAACTGTACAACAATGACCCCTGGGTGGAATTCATCGATCTGGACATTGAGGAACAGAGCGACAGATTGACAGACCTGGACACGGACTGTCTCATGCACCGCTCCCTGTCCTCAACCTGCACTCCCCTCTCGATTGGCTTCAGAGACGATGACTCAGGCCGGGCCAGCTGCTGTGACCCAGATCTCCCCAGCGACCAGGAAGCCTCACCTTTCCATCCTATCATCCCAAATCAAATCCTCAATAATGAAACTTCCTGCACGGCAGCCTGTGAGCCAAGCTCCCCAATCCAGAGCCCTGCCACTGGGGAGCCTCCTTTTGTAGTACTGGGCAGAGAGGCACTATATACACAGGTGAGTGAGGTGAGGTCTGGCAATGTGCTGCTGTCACCTGAGAAACAGACTGAGGGGGAGAAAGCAGTTAgtaaagacacagagaaagacatcatggtggagaaggagaaagaaaagaaagagtttCAGCTCCTGGTGGTGAATCCAGATCATGGTGGATACATGTCAGAGCTCAGTGCGGGGAAAATGAGCCCAAGATTGTCCACGGCGGACATGAGTGATATCTgccagacaggaagagacttGAGTTCTTTTCCATCCCCATCATCTTACCACGAATCAGATACCACCCCCATGCCCCCTCTTCCACCTTCTCCTGTCTACACCTTGGTAGAGGGTGTTGACAGACAGAACAGCCTCTTACTGACACCAAACTCAACACCTGCCCCTCAGCTGATAATCCCAAAGACCACGCCAACACCAGACGGCTACCTGACCCCTGACCTTTTGGGAAGCATCACACCATAG